The genome window CTCCACTGAATTACAACGGTTTTCCTAAGAGCATTTGTACCTCGGTAAATGAAGTCATTTGCCACGGTATACCCAACAAGGACCATGTCCTTCACGAAGGTGATGTTGTTGGAGTTGATGTGACGCTTATTGTCGAGGGATTTCACGGAGACAACGCCAGTACAATTCCTGTGGGTGAAGTATCCGATGAGACCATGGCTCTGCTGGTAGCCACTCTTGAAGCCCAAAAACGCAGTGTGGAAGCAGTCAAACCAGGTGCTCGGCTCGGAGACATCGGCCACGCCATTCAATCTCACGTTGAGCCAATGGGTTATTCAGTCGTTCGTGACTTTGTGGGACACGGAATCGGTCGTACCTTCCATGAAGAGCCTGAAGTAAGACATTACGGGACAGCAGGCCGTGGTCTTCGGCTGCGCCCCGGAATGACTTTTACGATTGAGCCAATGATTAATGCAGGAGTTCCTGACAGCATCGTTTTAGATGATGGGTGGACCGCTATTACTGGGGATGGAAAGTTATCGGCTCAGTACGAGCACACTATGGCCGTCACAGAATCTGGCGTCCATGTCATGACTGTTCAAAATGATGAAGGAAAGTGGGAGCCGCCAGGCCGGTGGTATCCACCCGGCTGGCCCCGCGATTAGAATAGACTCTTAAAACTCAGCCGGCATGCTTGCGTGCACTCACGCGCTTGCCGTCGAGTTTGAATCCCTTGAATGCTCGAAGTGCAGCATCTGAATGCTGTGCATTAACATCGAAGCTAGCAACATCGCCATCGATGCGAATCTTGCTAACTTCGCCGCCCAGGCTGCCTTTTGAAAGCAGACCCTGGAGCATATCAGCTTGTAAACCATTCTTAGAACCAGCATTCACAGTAATACGCTGTGGTTGTCCGGGACGAAGTGGCGCTACCTCTGGACGAGCTGCCCGAGCAGCTACGCGGTCTTCACGTCGAGCAGCTTGGTCAACGCGTTGAGTTCTTCTTGGTGTTTCGCGAACTGATTGTACGTCACGCTGTGGACGGTCTGCTCTGAAATCTTCTCGGCCTGGGCGCTGAGAAAAGTCGTCACGGCGTGGACGCTGAGGACGGTCTCCACGACCACCTGCATCTCGCTGAGAAAAGTCATCACGACGTGGACGCTGAGGACGCTCACCTCGGTCATAACGATCACCACGCGCCTGACGTGGTGCGAAGTCTTCACGACTTGGTCGTTCATTGCGGTCATTCTGTGGACGAGCGTCGCGACGTGGACGGTCACCTTCGTTTCGTTCTCGGCGTCCAGAGTCTCTTGCCTGACCACGGTCACCACCTTGGGCATACGAGTCGATGATGTCACGGCGTCTAAATGGACGCGTGTAACGTGCAAGTCCCTGCATACATAGGTTGCGAATCATGTCTTCCCGGCTCAATCCCTCGAAACGCTCCATGGCAATACCCATGGCATCTTCAAGATCTGCCTCTACTTCAGAGCTTCCAACCATACGCTCATAGAGCTTGTCGATTTGAGCTGCGAATACTTGGTTGGACTTTGGAAGTTCCTCAACGTCGAAACGAATCTTCAACATATTTGCCATACGGCGAGCACGACCTCGGTCACGTGGCTCTAAGAGCAAAAGTGAGCGGCCGGTGTGACCAGCACGAGCGGTACGGCCCGAACGGTGAGTATATGCTTCGAATGACTCTGGAAGGTCAAAGTGCATAACGTGAGTAATTTGGTCCACATCGATACCGCGAGCTGCGATATCTGTAGCGATGAGTAATGTTACCCGGCGCTGACGAAACTGATTCATCACGTAGTCACGTTGGCTTTGATTTAAATCACCGTGCAATGCAACGCTCGTAATCTCATCACCCATGAGTGACTCGTGGAGTGATTGAACATCACGA of Deltaproteobacteria bacterium contains these proteins:
- a CDS encoding DEAD/DEAH box helicase; translated protein: MCSFSDLGLPEALTQALSEIGFEKPTPVQEQAIPVALNCEEGMVVVAKTGTGKTAAFGLPLLARTQGGRRPSGLILAPTRELACQIADDLRKFSVHMPKTRVVTVYGGASISYQMNELDRGAAIVVATPGRLLDLANRGAVKLDQVEFLVLDEADEILRMGFQEELDQILKALPDNHRTWLYSATMPRGVMSIAQKFMQGHERIDVQSKEEVSLMEHVVYEIPPKAKYRSLVRLVDANPDMYGIVFCRTRRDVQSLHESLMGDEITSVALHGDLNQSQRDYVMNQFRQRRVTLLIATDIAARGIDVDQITHVMHFDLPESFEAYTHRSGRTARAGHTGRSLLLLEPRDRGRARRMANMLKIRFDVEELPKSNQVFAAQIDKLYERMVGSSEVEADLEDAMGIAMERFEGLSREDMIRNLCMQGLARYTRPFRRRDIIDSYAQGGDRGQARDSGRRERNEGDRPRRDARPQNDRNERPSREDFAPRQARGDRYDRGERPQRPRRDDFSQRDAGGRGDRPQRPRRDDFSQRPGREDFRADRPQRDVQSVRETPRRTQRVDQAARREDRVAARAARPEVAPLRPGQPQRITVNAGSKNGLQADMLQGLLSKGSLGGEVSKIRIDGDVASFDVNAQHSDAALRAFKGFKLDGKRVSARKHAG
- the map gene encoding type I methionyl aminopeptidase, with protein sequence MVFRNRKRQVQLKSKRELQSLQAAGKLASECLEWIINQVVPGMTTQDIDDLQVQFAQKHGVVCAPLNYNGFPKSICTSVNEVICHGIPNKDHVLHEGDVVGVDVTLIVEGFHGDNASTIPVGEVSDETMALLVATLEAQKRSVEAVKPGARLGDIGHAIQSHVEPMGYSVVRDFVGHGIGRTFHEEPEVRHYGTAGRGLRLRPGMTFTIEPMINAGVPDSIVLDDGWTAITGDGKLSAQYEHTMAVTESGVHVMTVQNDEGKWEPPGRWYPPGWPRD